The genomic window TAtatcttaaaaaaaaaacaaataaacatatctttttaatacaaaaaatcattaatttttttattattcaataaaaaatatatatttctttatatatgtataacttaaatataaataaatcgcaatttatttttatttaaatttattcaATTCATATTCTTTAATCAACAAATGTACAAGAACAATACGCGCAAAATTAGcataagaaatataaatagaaataaataacatatattcATGTAAAATTACAAGTgtgttatttattttaatagatagttttaaataatgaaaataattattttatgattaTCTTCGAAAAGTTTcaaacaaaattatatctAATTGTACGGAATTATATACgcaaaataaataaataaacacatatatatatattatatatatatatatatatatttttttttgaagaATACGAaacattaaaatattaaagtcaataaaaaaaataaaataaaataaaataaaataaaataaaataaaataaaaacatataacatataacataattaattatacaaacaaataaattttaaaaattatataacatgtaatctttcttttgtattttcataaataacaaaaaagaatttactaaaataaataaatttataaggtacttttttaaaacacacatataatatatacacatatatatatatatatatatatatatatatatatatatatattcctttatttaatatttattattttttcttttattttagtATGTAAAAATGCTACATGCAAACCACAATAAGTATCTTCTATTTTATACTCATGTactaaataatatatatttataattatttataatgttATTCATATACTTCATCTGTTTTTTATTCATCAATATATGGAGCTTCTATGAGgcattttttataattaattattgatggattataataacataatatatttatatggtCATCCATATTAATTTTACTACAGTTATCAGAAAAATTTGTACTATTCAagtcattttttttttttttttattttccctttcatttattgttaatccttctttttttttttgacTTAATAATTTTTGATCATCCTTATCCACATTTTTTACCTTTCCCTTATATTTCTTTCCTGTTTTCCCCCTAcacttattttttattttattattatcctCTTGTACTTTTTCATAATCTGatttcatttcattttcCATTTTTACTCCTTTCtcatcttctttttttttttcttcttcttgttcaatattttctacctttatatcattattctCACCATCAATATATTCCTCactttttaaattttcattCAACTTCACATATGtattcataaaattatCTACACCATCCATCATAATTTCTTTACAtgaatttaatatatcttcCTTTAATTTTCTCCATGATAATTTAGTTGCAtctaaaaaaattttatattctcGAATGTTCGTTTCAGTATTGTTGAACCATATTTCAAATATTCCATCAATATATGGCTCATTATTTATTCCgttcataaaaattatatcattaCAACTACACCATAATCTATTCGAAATATCCAATGGTACAAATTTACTTTTTGGtaaattttcataaaaattatgtagTTCTTCTTTTactaaataatatttttcttcctCATTTTTCATAACTCTACACCAGATTTTATACATTAGCATTTTATCAGAATATCCGTATTTTATAAGCGCATCGAGTTCTTTCCTTATTTCTCGATCTTCTTgattcatatatttatcactatttatattatcatatggATAAAGgcaatattttttacacATCTCATCATCACATAAATCTCCAAAAAATTCTTCATTCAtggtaaatatattacacTCATTCATTTCGTAAGATTTCTCAAATATTTTCTctatttcctttttatcTGATATATCCGATACATGTCTGAGCTCATCCAAAGAAACTAtatccttattattatccttACATTTACTATTAATCCTCTTTATTTTAGGTAACCTTCTTGAAATCataagataaaataaataaaaacatcCAAATGGCGATCTTTTAACATATAAGCTTTCTTCAGATGATGAAAATTTACATTCGCTTAAATTTCTTGCATAAGTATCTCTTAAAAGAACTTCTGatttttcatattcatCAGTACTACAAATctttataaagaaaaattaaaatataaaatatatatatatatatattattttatattgttattttattttttgtaaacttactattaatattataaatataattacaaTTATATTCACACAGAAATATTTACACAACAACcaattaaaatatgttctttgactcatttttatatttcaacATATCACAATTTCATATATCTCTATAACAATCTTCCTACTTTAAATTGTTATTACTCAATAATTTTACAGGGAACATAGAACTACGTGTATTAcaatataacatattttaacaataattttttaGATTAAATNNNNNNNNNNNNNNNNNNNNNNNNNNNNNNNNNNNNNNNNNNNNNNNNNNNNNNNNNNNNNNNNNNNNNNNNNNNNNNNNNNNNNNNNNNNNNNNNNNNNaaaaaataatacaatatGAATTAAGAAGAAAtgtattttcttttactttttttatttatactttttttttatattattaaaaagatataataataattattacatttatatatatatatacatatcaTATACTTATAAAAACTTTTTCAATAACGgaatattaatacataaaataatattacatatatacaatatatatatatatatatatatatatatatatatatatatatatatattatgttttatattttttaatatattttttaatacataacatattataatatctcatatgttaataattatgtattatataaattaagaaaaaaaaaaaaaaaaaaattaccttatgcataatttatattcagAAACAccgaaaaaaaaaaaatgtacataaaaatatgatacatttttttaataaaggtataaaaatattgtcCCAATTTTGAGTCTATATATGAGAATACGGAAAATTTTAAATGCAAGAGTATATTCCGTAAAATATGATACgtctattatatattttaaattatatagaattaataaattggacaactttataaatatatattttaaaattaaacaaacatatatatatatattggaACTGcgattatttttattattatattttttatttttttatatatatattatataaaaattttgtgtcgtttatataataattgttattgtttatactaatattattaagaatactacaaaatttataaaaaatttatacttatcattatatttttaacttttttcaaaatagaaatatatttgcAACAATATAATTTCCTTAACGtaaaatatagaaataacaaatatatgttaCAAATTATACTATACagtaatttattatatatatatatatatatttatttatttatttatatttatatatttttctaaaacacttttaatacattaaaagaaaagtaTAAGAAATGTTCCTAAAAAACATTTTACTTATCATacacttttattatattttaaaaatataaaataataataacaataatacGATTAACATGAAATGACATCgtgtaaaatattattctgaagaaaacaatattaaaaatCCAATGAACATTTGTTCTTTTAGGcgaatatttttaaaccTTTTGTCAATTGTTGGAATATTATTAGTAGTAGGACTAAACGTAAGTTAACAAATGTGAatcatttataatatcaatttatatatttatgtataatattcgttgatctttttatattaattattattttttttttttttcttcagaatataataatattcgACAAAAGTGAAACATTGATGGAGGAGTTTATCCTATATATAGAAGAAATTTATCTGAGTTAAAAAGTATAAAGAATAGAGGTTTAACAAGTACCAttgaaaagaatatattaaaaaatactatgcatcaaaaaaaattatttaaaagatactttagataaaaaaaataataatatacctCCTAGTTCAGTAGGTTGTGATAGTGAAGATGGTgcaaaatataatgatgatacAACTAAGGAAAAatctaataatataaattataatgatttaTCAAAACAGCTAACACTAGAAGAATTACGTCATGTATtagataatttaaataaaaatccATCTAATCAAGatctttataatatatggaATCATGCTTTGGGTATAGCTAAAGAAGGATTTGATAATATGGTAAAACAATTAGAGCTTTATATACGagattatttaaataaatatgaatatcaaatttatcatcatatgAAGGATAGAAATGTATCTGTAGGAACTAAATACTCTACATGGTATAAATCAATGCATGATATTGGAGAAGCATTATCATCTACATATATGGAACATACTCGTGGTTTTTATGGTTTAGTTAAAGAGAAAGAATCAATTgatgaaattaaaaatgttatttattcatatatagAACTTTATGatacattaaaaaatgaattatataatgaacaTAAGAAAAGGTTTACAGAAAGGATGAAAAATCCAAAAAGATTAGATATATAAACtaaaattatattcatGGCAATTATGTGGTTTTTTGCATATATAtcaacaacaaaaaaaaaaaaaacaaaaaaaaatttaatgtaatttcatatatataaagatttatatgaaataatatatatatattaaaatctTAATTAGACAATATATGTTGTTTATTTCGTAAAAACTATtttaacattatatattgttttataaacaatattatatatatacacatataatgtgtaaaaacaaaaatatatttttgttattttaattcactataatttaaattttaaaaaatatttttgtgtAATGTAAAATTTACACTTTATATTAAGCGTATACTATAactaatataatatatatatatatatatatatatatatatatatatatatatatgtttgttTATATGCATAATATTCAAGTATTTTATTAGACactatttatatcatatatatccaAAATGTGAAATGTCATTTGttctttcatatttatacatatattgtcataatatattttttttcttttatgaaataatatttattatatattgatacaatcttttcttttaatggatgcctatatatttatagaatataaacaaaaacaaataataataaaataaaattaaataaaaaaaaaaaaaaaaaaaaaaacctACATGGTGATCTGCATAAAggtataaaatatataataatatattttttcataaatatatttatataaatatatgtaattcaatattaaatgttaatataattatgtattatatatattataaggATAACTTACAATTCCATAACAATTATaaagtaataaatatattatatatatatatatatatatatatatatatacttataaatatttttaatttaaaaattattcaaaaatatatatagacagattttattcaaattttattcattttaatatattcttcttctatcacaaacaaaataaaagaacGTATATATTCTCcttaaatattaaatatatcaatatttttttttcaacaTATTGTCCATAAGATTACAAGTtaacattaaaaaaaaaaaaaaaattctcTATTTTTTATCAGTCAACATAATAAacttaaataatatattctcttatgaaataatcataaaaacaaaataaatacacaCCTTTATAAATTCTATTCAAATATGGAACATATCCTTAAAggattatatatatatatatatataatttttctttttcctttttttctataaatTAATCTTGGTATTctttatgtaataatacaaatacGAAATATTCGGACACGTATAtaaaattcaaaaaattttataaaaaattttaatttacacatatataaaatatacttgtacatt from Plasmodium reichenowi strain SY57 chromosome 6, whole genome shotgun sequence includes these protein-coding regions:
- a CDS encoding putative exported protein (Plasmodium exported protein, unknown function); its protein translation is MSQRTYFNWLLCKYFCVNIIVIIFIILIICSTDEYEKSEVLLRDTYARNLSECKFSSSEESLYVKRSPFGCFYLFYLMISRRLPKIKRINSKCKDNNKDIVSLDELRHVSDISDKKEIEKIFEKSYEMNECNIFTMNEEFFGDLCDDEMCKKYCLYPYDNINSDKYMNQEDREIRKELDALIKYGYSDKMLMYKIWCRVMKNEEEKYYLVKEELHNFYENLPKSKFVPLDISNRLWCSCNDIIFMNGINNEPYIDGIFEIWFNNTETNIREYKIFLDATKLSWRKLKEDILNSCKEIMMDGVDNFMNTYVKLNENLKSEEYIDGENNDIKVENIEQEEEKKKEDEKGVKMENEMKSDYEKVQEDNNKIKNKCRGKTGKKYKGKVKNVDKDDQKLLSQKKKEGLTINERENKKKKKMT